Within Oribacterium sp. oral taxon 102, the genomic segment AGGTCTGCAATGAAATCGCGCAGAAGGCGCTGCAGATCCATGGAGGCTACGGCTACATCAAGGACTACAAGATCGAACGGTATTTCCGTGACTGCCGGATCTTTACGATTTATGAGGGAACCAGCCAGGTGCAGCAGATGGTAATCGGCAGGACATTGCTTAAAAAATAACCCAAGGTCAGGAGGTCATAGAAAGATGAAGATTCTGGTTTGTGTGAAACAGGTTCCGGATACCAATGAAGTGAAGATCGATCCGGTAAAGGGAACGCTGATCCGGGAGGGGGTTCCCAGTATTCTGAATCCGGATGACGCCAATGCTCTGGAGGCGGCGCTGCAGATGAAGGACAGGGACCCGGAGATCGTAGTGGACGTGATTACCATGGGGCCGCCGCAGGCGGGATATATGCTGCGGGAATGCCTGGCAATGGGGGCGGATCATGCCTATCTGCTTTCCGACCGTGCCTTCGGCGGCGCAGATACCTGTGCGACCTCGACGACGATCGCGGCAGGCATCAAAAAGGTGGGCGATGTGGATTTGATCTTCGCGGGTCGGCAGGCCATAGACGGAGATACGGCACAGGTAGGTCCGCAGGTGGCGCAGAGACTGGGGCTTCCCGAGGTGTCCTATGTACAGCATTATGAGGTGAAGGGAAATGCAGTAGAGGTACAGCGGCAGCTGGAGGACGGCTATGAGGTTCTGGAGGTACAGATGCCCTGTCTGCTCACCTGCGTGAAGGAGCTGAATACTCCGAGATATATGTCGGTCGGCTCCATTGTGGATGCATACCAAAAGGAGATCACGGTATGGAATCATGAGGATGTGGAACTGGATCCCAGGGACTGCGGTCTGAATGCTTCGCCGACGCAGGTCTTCCGCTCCTTTACGCCTCCGCAGAAGGGGAAGGGAGAAATGCTCTCCGGAACGGTGGAGGAAATGGCAGGGAAGCTGGTGGAAAAGCTGGCGGAAAAGCATCTGGTCTGATGGAACAGGAGGGAAAATCACATGGCAGTTATTGTAAATAAAGAAAAATGCAGAGGATGTACAAAATGTGTGAAGGTCTGCCCCTTCGACGCCATCACCATGGTAGACAGAAAGGCGGAGATCGGGATGTCCTGCACCAGCTGCAAGCAGTGTATCGCAGCCTGCCCCTTTGATGCCATATTCCAGACCGAGGAGGAAAAGAGCGAGATCGATCTGAGCGCATACCATGGGGTCTGGGTATTCGCGGAGCAGAGAGACGGAAAGCTGATGAGCGTGGCGCTGGAGCTGCTGGGAGAGGGGAGAAAGCTGGCAGATCAGGTGGGCTGCGAGCTCTGTGCTGTGCTCTGCGGCGAGCAGGTGGAGGCGCTGATTCCGGAGCTCTATGCATATGGCGCGGAAAAGGTCTACTACGCGGATAGTCCGGAGCTCAGAACCTATCGGACGGACGCCTATACGAAGGTGATATACGAGGCCATTCAGCGTTATCGTCCGGAGATCGTACTGCTGGGCGCGACGCATATCGGCAGGGATCTGGGGCCGTGTCTGGCAGTCCGCTGCGGGACAGGACTGACTGCGGATTGCACCAGGCTGGAGATCGATCCGGAAACCAAGGGCATCCTCCAGACGAGACCGGCCTTCGGCGGCAATCTGATGGCGACGATTCAGTGCCCGAAGCATCGTCCGCAGATGTCTACGGTACGTCCCGGCGTGATGGAAAAGCCGGTAAGGGATGCGGGAAGAACCGGAGAGACGATCCGGCTTTCTGCAGAGTTCAAAGAAGGAGAGATCCGCACCAGGATTCTGGAGATCGTCAAGAGCGCGAAGGAAACGGTATCCTTGAGCGATGCCAAGGTGATCGTTTCCGGCGGTATGGGACTGGGTGGAAAGGAGGGCTTTGACCTGCTTCGGAAACTGGCAGACCGCATGGGAGGAACTGTCGGGGCATCGAGAGCTGCGGTGGATGCCGGATGGATCGACCACGCCTATCAGGTGGGGCAGACGGGGACGACAGTCCGTCCGGACATCTATTTCGCCTGCGGAATCAGCGGAGCGATCCAGCACGCGGCAGGAATGAAGGATTCGAAGCTGATCGTCGCGATCAACCAAAATGAGAGCGCACCGATCTTTGACATCGCCGACATTGGCATCGTAGGGGATCTCTACAAGGTCATTCCGGCGATTCTGTCCGAGCTGGAGCAGTATGAGGAAAAGAAATAGGCAGCTGCAAGCAGCAGACAGAAATGCCGTCGGCGGGGAGGCTCGCCGGCGGCATTTATCAATGCCATGCTTCGGTACGGAAAGAGACGGGGCGGCAGGCATATTCGTGAAGCAGAGGGAAGGAGAAAACGTATGACGGAAAAAATCCGGATCATTTGCCGCGAGCCGGAGGTATATTGCCTGCCAATTCCTTTGCCGGACAGTCCTCTCCGAAGCCTGAATGCCTACTTGATCCGATCGCAGGGAGAAAGCCTGCTGGTGGATACCGGCTTTCGGCATCCGATATGCATCTGTGCCATGGAGGAGGTGCTTCGGATACTCAATGTGGATAGGGGGCGGATGCGGATTTTCATCACGCACTGCCATACAGATCATATGGGCTCTGTTCCGGACATTATGCGGCCGGAAAATCAGGTTTTGCTGTCGGAGACAGAGTATCGGATGTGTGCCGGGCATCTGGAGGGGGACTATTGGGAGCAGGGGGAGAGGCGGTTTCTGTCGGAGGGCTTCCCCATGGCGGAGCTGGAGCAGGTGCGGCAGGTCAATCCCTCCCGGATTTATATGCCGAAGCGTATGTTTCCCGCCGGCTTCGTGAAGGATGGGGAGCGCTGCAGGATCGGGGCATGGGAGTGGGTATTTATGGATACCAGAGGACATTCTCCGGGGCATATGAGTTTGTATCTGCCGGAGAAGGAGATCCTGATCCTGGGGGACCATGTCCTTTTCGATATTTCCCCGAATATCACCAACTGGATAGGGGTAGAGGATTCTCTGGGAGACTATCTGAACAGTCTGGACAGGATATCTGCGCTTTCGGTCAGTATACCGCTCCCGGGCCACAGGGGAGCAGGAAGGGGGCTTCGTGAAAGAATCGCAGAGCTGAAACGGCACCACTGCATCCGGCTGGAGCAGATGCTCGCGGAAATCCGGCAGAAGCCGGGAATGACGGCATATCAGATCGCATCAGGAGCACAGTGGCGCATGCAGGGTAAGAGCTGGGAGGATGCGCCCAAAAGCCAGAAATGGTTCGCGGTGGGGGAAACGATAGCCCATCTGGATTATCTTCGCCTTAGAGGCGCAGTCAGCCGGAAAATGGAAGAAGGGAGAATGCACTACGAGATATAGGATCGGATCGGAGGCACGCGATAATTGCTCCATGGGAAGGACAAGGGAAAAAAAACGCTCCCGATCGGGAGCGTCAAGAGGGAAAAATCAGCCTAATATATAATTGCCTGTGATGATAGAATAAATCCCCAGAACAACTACAACCGCACAGGCCAGAAGGTAGAACGGACGGATTCGAATCGTCCAGCCCTTGGCTTTCGCTATTTTTATCATAGCGAGCTGTCCTGCGAGAACCGCTGCGAAAATCAGGGTAATGATTACAGTCATTGTTGGCTTACTCATAAATCGTTTTCCTCCTGGAATTTCATTTGTCATTTACTGTATAAGGCTCCGGTTTCCTCGCCTATCCTCGATCAGCCGAAGAAGCGATCGTAGGTATTCCGGCGAACCACGCGCACCGCTCTCGCACTTCCGAGGCTCAGCAGAAGCTTGAAGCGGACATAGCTCTCTGCCGCACCTGCGAAGGACTCCTGCGCTGCAATCGCCTTGTCACAGAGGGTGAGCAGACAGCCGAGACGGGAGCTCGGGACGGAGCTTGCGAGCGGAAACATGTGGCTCCGGATCGCCTGCTGCTCCTTTCGGGAGAGCGGGAAGCCCGCTGCGAGGGAATTCTTTACGGCATCCTCCGGATGGTAGAAGCAGTACCAGCGTCCGTCATGCCCGCTGTCCTTGTCGTTTTTATGGTAATCTACGAGACAGAAATCGTGCAGCAGCCCGACGCGGGCGGCACTGTCCGGGTCGATCCCCAGCTTTGGCGCGAGCCTGTGTGCCAGCTGCGCGACGCGGACGCTGTGATCATAGGTATTGGTGCTGCCATGCCGAGGTACGGTAAGCAGCTGCAAATAACTTGGATTTCTCGTAATCTCGGTGTAGGAAGCGGCGAACCTTACGGCATCATCGGATAGCGTCATAGCACAGCCTTTCTGTATGCAGCCTGAACTTTAAAACAGTGCCACTATACTGCATTTCCGACGGCATTGCAAGTTTCTTTTGAAAAAGTTCAGAAAACAGCGCCGGTGCCGGGCGCGTATCTGCCTTCCCTCCGATTCCTTTCCAGGATCAGCTCTACCGCGTGACTCAGTCCGTCCGAAAGGATGTGCGGGGCGACATAATCCGCGGCCTGCTTGCATTCATCCTTGGCGTTGCCCATCGCGATCCCCAGTCCGACGTGCCGGAGCATATCGATGTCGTTCAGCCCGTCTCCGATGGCGGCAGTCTCGGATCGGTCGATGCCGTAGTGCTGTAAAACCCTGTCTACCCCATAGACCTTGTCGATGCCTCTCGGTGTCAGATCGAAGGAGAGCCCGTCCGACCAGCGAACGATCTGGCATTCCGGAAGACGCGCCGAAAGATGCAGGGAGTCCGCGTAGGGAAGGATCGGGATCAGCATGTAGATCGGATTTTCCAGTGCGTCCTCGATCAGACCGAGCTCCGGGATCGGAGAGTGGATTGCGTCGAAGCTCCGACGGAGGTCGTCATTGACATAATTCACATAGATGCGCCGCTCCTCCTCGAAGATCACCGGAAAGGAATGCTCCGAGAGGAAGTCGGCAAGCGTCCGGATCGTATGCTGCGGGATCGGGCTTTTGTGCAGGACAGTGCCGTACTGCGGGTCGAAGTAGCAGTCATCCGCAGGAAGCGCTGCGGAGGCAGAGCCGAAGATCCTGCTGTGCTGCCGTGTGCTGCTTCCCTCCGGAAGAATATAGCAGTAGTTTCCGTCCAGCGTAACGAAGGCGTCGAAGGGCAGATGGTCGATCAGATTTTCCGTATGAAGCTCCAGCCAGTGCCTGCCGGTCGCGATACAGGTGAGGATGCCGGATTCCCGTGCGGCGCGGATCGCCTGCCGGCTTTTCTCCGGGATCACACCGGTCTCGAAGGGGCGCAGGGTTCCGTCAATGTCGAAGAATATTATCTTAATCATAGGCAGAGTGTATCGGAAAGAGAGGATTGCGTCAACCCTGCATCAATGCTAGAATGCAGAGTATCGCAGCCTGCAGCATCCCTGCGGGGAATACGGCGGAAAAGCGGTGGAAAGGAGTCGGATTGGAACGAAGACTGCTCTATATAAATAAGAAAGAAGCGGAAAAAGACAAGATGCGAAAGCTCGCGGCGTGCGCAGTCATGCACGGCGTGAAGCTGGAAACGGTGACAGAGGAGGAGCTGGGCACGCTCCCGGAGGATGCGGAGCTTCTGAAGCTGCGCGGCTTCGGCAGGGATGAGGTCGGCGCCTTCCTCTCTGCGCTCAGGCGGGCGGGCGTCCGTATCGATTATAAGTGCGTCGAGACGGAGAGGAATGCGTGCTGGACGCTCCGACAGCTCTATGAGGAGCTCCGGGCGGAGCATGAGGAAATGCATCGGCATGGAAAGGCAGGGCAATGAGAGTGGAGGAAGGAAAGAAGAAAAGAACGGCGGCAGAGGGGAAGCCGAAAAAGGGCGGTCTGGTTTCGGAGCTTCTGGAATGGGGGAAGATTATCGTCTTTGCGGCGGTGGCGGCATTTCTCATCAATCATTTCCTGATCGCGAATTCCAACATTCCGACCGGTTCCATGGAGAATACAATCATGGCGGGGAGCCGCGTCATCGGATCGAGACTGCATTATACCTTCGGAGAGGTGCAGCGGGGCGATGTTGCGATCTTCATCTATGGATATAAGTGCCGGAATGACGGCAGGGTCTACCGGGAGACGGAGGAAGGGGTCTGTCCGGACTGCGGCAGGGCGGATAGGAGGAATCAGGTCATCTACTATGTGAAGCGGGTGATCGGGATGCCGGGAGACCATATCGAGATCCGGAGAACCGGAGAGGTTCCCGCAGAGGAGATCTCGAAGCTGCCGGTGCGCTCCGAAAGCGGGATGGTTCCGGTGGGGAAGCTCTATGTCAATGGAGAGGAGCAGGAGGAGCTGTATCTGCCGGAGCCGATGCTCGTAGATGGCGCGCAGTTCCCGGAGGTGGATCTCACGGTGCCGGAGGACTGCTACTACATGCTCGGCGACAACCGGAACAATTCCATGGATGCCCGCTACTGGGGGGAGAATAACTTTGTGAAGCGTGACAAAATGCTGGCGAAGGTGTATTTTAAATACTGGCCGCTGCGGGAGATCGGGCCGGTGAAATGACGCAGCGGAGTTGTTCCGGAATGACAGAGGGAATGACAGCGCGCCGGCGTATCTTCACAGAAAGAACACAGAACGATGCTAGAATCAGAGAAGCTGTGAGTCCCGGCTGCGGGCTTCGGCGGGAAAGGAGCTAAGTATATGGCAAAAACAGAAGGGCAGAAGCTGGAAGAGCAGCTCTGCTATAAGATGAAGCATATCGGCATGGAGAGGCCGGAGGAGCTCGAGAAGGCGCAGGTCTTCGCGGAGGGCTACAAGACCTTCCTGAATCATTCGAAGATCGAGCGCGAGTGCGTGCGCTATACGGAGGAGCTGGCGAAGAAGGCGGGCTATGTGCCGTTTGAGAGAGGGAAAAAGTACCGGACGGGAGAGAAGGTCTATGCCGTAAACCGCGGCAAGAATATCATCCTCACGACGATCGGACGAAAGGGCTTCTCCGAGGGAGTACACTTCAATATCGCGCATATCGATTCCCCGAGACTGGATATCAAGCCGAACCCCCTCTATGAGAAGGAGGAGCTTTCCTACCTGAAGACGCACTACTACGGCGGCATCCGTAAGTACCAGTGGGGTGTCACGCCGCTCGCACTGCATGGAAGAGTGATGCTCGCGGACGGCTCCTTCATGGACCTTACGCTCGGGGAGCAGGAGGGAGATCC encodes:
- a CDS encoding electron transfer flavoprotein subunit alpha; the protein is MAVIVNKEKCRGCTKCVKVCPFDAITMVDRKAEIGMSCTSCKQCIAACPFDAIFQTEEEKSEIDLSAYHGVWVFAEQRDGKLMSVALELLGEGRKLADQVGCELCAVLCGEQVEALIPELYAYGAEKVYYADSPELRTYRTDAYTKVIYEAIQRYRPEIVLLGATHIGRDLGPCLAVRCGTGLTADCTRLEIDPETKGILQTRPAFGGNLMATIQCPKHRPQMSTVRPGVMEKPVRDAGRTGETIRLSAEFKEGEIRTRILEIVKSAKETVSLSDAKVIVSGGMGLGGKEGFDLLRKLADRMGGTVGASRAAVDAGWIDHAYQVGQTGTTVRPDIYFACGISGAIQHAAGMKDSKLIVAINQNESAPIFDIADIGIVGDLYKVIPAILSELEQYEEKK
- a CDS encoding HAD hydrolase family protein; amino-acid sequence: MIKIIFFDIDGTLRPFETGVIPEKSRQAIRAARESGILTCIATGRHWLELHTENLIDHLPFDAFVTLDGNYCYILPEGSSTRQHSRIFGSASAALPADDCYFDPQYGTVLHKSPIPQHTIRTLADFLSEHSFPVIFEEERRIYVNYVNDDLRRSFDAIHSPIPELGLIEDALENPIYMLIPILPYADSLHLSARLPECQIVRWSDGLSFDLTPRGIDKVYGVDRVLQHYGIDRSETAAIGDGLNDIDMLRHVGLGIAMGNAKDECKQAADYVAPHILSDGLSHAVELILERNRREGRYAPGTGAVF
- a CDS encoding DUF3783 domain-containing protein, whose amino-acid sequence is MERRLLYINKKEAEKDKMRKLAACAVMHGVKLETVTEEELGTLPEDAELLKLRGFGRDEVGAFLSALRRAGVRIDYKCVETERNACWTLRQLYEELRAEHEEMHRHGKAGQ
- the lepB gene encoding signal peptidase I; translation: MRVEEGKKKRTAAEGKPKKGGLVSELLEWGKIIVFAAVAAFLINHFLIANSNIPTGSMENTIMAGSRVIGSRLHYTFGEVQRGDVAIFIYGYKCRNDGRVYRETEEGVCPDCGRADRRNQVIYYVKRVIGMPGDHIEIRRTGEVPAEEISKLPVRSESGMVPVGKLYVNGEEQEELYLPEPMLVDGAQFPEVDLTVPEDCYYMLGDNRNNSMDARYWGENNFVKRDKMLAKVYFKYWPLREIGPVK
- a CDS encoding MBL fold metallo-hydrolase; translated protein: MTEKIRIICREPEVYCLPIPLPDSPLRSLNAYLIRSQGESLLVDTGFRHPICICAMEEVLRILNVDRGRMRIFITHCHTDHMGSVPDIMRPENQVLLSETEYRMCAGHLEGDYWEQGERRFLSEGFPMAELEQVRQVNPSRIYMPKRMFPAGFVKDGERCRIGAWEWVFMDTRGHSPGHMSLYLPEKEILILGDHVLFDISPNITNWIGVEDSLGDYLNSLDRISALSVSIPLPGHRGAGRGLRERIAELKRHHCIRLEQMLAEIRQKPGMTAYQIASGAQWRMQGKSWEDAPKSQKWFAVGETIAHLDYLRLRGAVSRKMEEGRMHYEI
- the etfB gene encoding electron transfer flavoprotein subunit beta, producing MKILVCVKQVPDTNEVKIDPVKGTLIREGVPSILNPDDANALEAALQMKDRDPEIVVDVITMGPPQAGYMLRECLAMGADHAYLLSDRAFGGADTCATSTTIAAGIKKVGDVDLIFAGRQAIDGDTAQVGPQVAQRLGLPEVSYVQHYEVKGNAVEVQRQLEDGYEVLEVQMPCLLTCVKELNTPRYMSVGSIVDAYQKEITVWNHEDVELDPRDCGLNASPTQVFRSFTPPQKGKGEMLSGTVEEMAGKLVEKLAEKHLV
- a CDS encoding HD domain-containing protein, translated to MTLSDDAVRFAASYTEITRNPSYLQLLTVPRHGSTNTYDHSVRVAQLAHRLAPKLGIDPDSAARVGLLHDFCLVDYHKNDKDSGHDGRWYCFYHPEDAVKNSLAAGFPLSRKEQQAIRSHMFPLASSVPSSRLGCLLTLCDKAIAAQESFAGAAESYVRFKLLLSLGSARAVRVVRRNTYDRFFG